The following proteins are encoded in a genomic region of Haloarcula marina:
- a CDS encoding class 1 fructose-bisphosphatase, which produces MSKSLDASATQADRTVAQVIDTIAATTADVRTAIATEREHSGTVNPSGDEQLAADVRADELFEARVLGIDGVATYASEERETLATSDGRFHVAMDPLDGSSNLEPNSGMGTIFGIYSERPPTSGRNLLAAGFVIYGPVTSMVVARDGRVKEYILEDGDKRLVNDDVTIPEDPTVFGFGGGVDSWTDEFQPFAEEIRHELKLRYGGAMIADINQILTYGGIFAYPALDSSPDGKLRLQFEGQPMAYVIEAAGGQSSDGTQSLLDITPDELHERVPLHLGNAALIDRLERSVGQ; this is translated from the coding sequence ATGAGCAAATCACTCGACGCTTCGGCCACGCAGGCCGACCGAACCGTCGCACAGGTCATCGACACCATCGCAGCCACCACCGCCGACGTTCGCACGGCCATCGCCACCGAACGTGAACACAGCGGCACCGTCAACCCCAGCGGCGACGAGCAACTCGCCGCCGACGTGCGCGCCGACGAACTGTTCGAGGCGCGCGTCCTCGGCATCGACGGCGTCGCCACCTACGCCAGCGAGGAACGCGAGACGCTCGCGACCAGCGACGGCCGCTTCCACGTCGCGATGGACCCCCTCGACGGGTCCTCGAACCTCGAACCCAACAGCGGGATGGGAACCATCTTCGGCATCTACAGCGAGCGGCCGCCGACCAGCGGCCGGAACCTCCTCGCCGCGGGGTTCGTCATCTACGGCCCCGTCACCTCGATGGTCGTCGCCCGCGACGGCCGCGTGAAGGAGTACATCCTCGAAGACGGCGACAAACGCCTCGTCAACGACGACGTGACCATCCCCGAAGACCCGACGGTGTTCGGGTTCGGCGGCGGCGTCGACTCGTGGACCGACGAGTTCCAGCCGTTCGCAGAGGAGATTCGCCACGAACTGAAACTCCGCTACGGCGGGGCGATGATCGCCGACATCAACCAGATACTCACCTACGGCGGCATCTTCGCGTACCCGGCGCTCGACTCCAGTCCCGACGGCAAACTCCGCCTCCAGTTCGAGGGCCAACCGATGGCCTACGTCATCGAGGCGGCGGGCGGACAGTCCTCTGACGGCACGCAGTCGCTGCTCGATATAACGCCCGACGAACTCCACGAGCGAGTTCCCCTCCACCTCGGGAACGCCGCCCTCATCGACCGACTCGAACGCTCGGTCGGTCAGTAA